One stretch of Glandiceps talaboti chromosome 7, keGlaTala1.1, whole genome shotgun sequence DNA includes these proteins:
- the LOC144437941 gene encoding uncharacterized protein LOC144437941 encodes MSDSTGDKQQQTTVDEEQRQRRQTEEGEDENEECEIICPTIEELMKQPQTNLTCTVPGCSRIISNPAAMKMHLNKVHHIYEHPNEAQLFVPLRRTGKKKSVTKLFYCPIEGCRRSVGSKRHFARLPLVKQHYLKMHAEKKMFCRKCEKGFSTQSDCKRHEEICGRLFYCGCGCPYSTREALLTHQRRQQHSLPSQPKDKLKTITFPSPETVLIQRKPEQPKKDKKSSSVTESKKSTVVPILPRPSFQYVPVMLAVPIGVPIPPAPVHKIRAFIPPAEDNSRSCGAPEKLPNARGRAESVPRTLRNQSSESVVSQTVTSESVSDSFVSQSLSTQTMRADTTCGQATQTLALRTSASRVMNRRSCTTSTNTSPKMRQKQSARKRHHVTTQTSTGVQHRTTKHTQTSSVQRKRVKTSKHQNFQDSGSNTDTPLPSGLPLNYAQDIQTQTSGDCIIKQAMLSVDIDTQTNEHLLGLSVDAYTSTTNPVINMETQTNESMPPMTHIPGVPDLNQSALSNAHTQTYRTINPLDLDIPPTTSCETQTFLASSQQPSGNLDMTNMIHFTDSLDHNNSSSVTSTVTQTETQSTGSFGGLSDSQTQTFQLLQDLNSIIGWESSATQTQESFLNETACNDDVHNNTVETQTREADDQVFHSNGVQTDTMEFDFENLITDQEAENVCVDFTATDPDVEFLDSYAQTNLQFAYNGADNFTQTGNDSFFGETEVVDIHTQTSATVLRVAEDFNTMTTQTVSSTCTDMLATEHNDCQVQVDLQTATKSTDTHTQTAVNSYLSDQVEQTDMETQTFGRYEYFPPSSTELAHTETQTLFSDLGILTDSSLTDSHTQTYFHENKNN; translated from the exons ATGTCTGACAGCACAGGTGATAAACAACAGCAAACAACAGTGGATGAAGAACAGAGGCAACGCAGACAGACTGAGGAGGGAGAGGACGAAAACGAAGAATGTGAAATTATTTGCCCGACAATTGAAGAATTGATGAAACAACCACAAACTAATTTGACTTGTACAGTGCCAGGTTGTTCGAGAATTATTTCTAACCCTGCTGCTATGAAAATGCATCTCAACAAGGTCCATCATATTTACGAG CATCCAAATGAAGCACAACTATTTGTGCCTTTGAGGAGGACAGGAAAGAAGAAAAGTGTCACCAAACTATTCTACTGTCCTATAGAGGGATGCCGTAGAAGTGTCGGGAGTAAACGACACTTTGCAAGACTACCCCTTGTCAAACAG CATTATTTAAAGATGCATGCAGAAAAGAAGATGTTCTGTCGGAAATGTGAGAAAGGTTTCAGTACCCAGTCAGATTGTAAAAGACATGAAGAGATATGTGGTCGTTTGTTTTACTGTGGATGTGGTTGTCCATACTCGACAAGAGAAGCATTGCTAACTCACCAGAGAAGACAACAACATTCACTGCCAAGTCAACCCAAAGACAAACTGAAAACCATTACATTTCCAAG tcCGGAAACTGTGCTTATCCAACGAAAACCAGAGCAACCCAAGAAGGATAAAAAATCTTCAAGTGTTACTGAAAGTAAGAAAAGTACAGTTGTTCCTATTTTACCACGACCATCATTTCAATATGTGCCTGTAATGTTAGCCGTGCCTATTGGTGTACCAATACCACCTGCACCTGTACACAAGATTCGAGCCTTTATACCACCGGCTGAGGATAATTCACGAAGCTGTGGAGCACCAGAAAAACTTCCCAATGCTAGAGGGAGAGCAGAGAGCGTCCCCAGAACTCTGAGAAATCAATCTTCAGAGAGTGTTGTAAGTCAAACTGTTACTTCGGAGAGTGTATCTGACAGTTTCGTAAGCCAGTCTCTCAGTACTCAGACAATGCGAGCAGATACTACTTGTGGTCAGGCAACGCAGACTTTAGCATTACGTACTTCCGCATCTCGTGTTATGAACAGACGGTCATGTACCACAAGCACTAACACGTCACCAAAAATGAGACAGAAACAGAGCGCCAGAAAAAGACACCATGTCACCACACAAACATCAACAGGTGTACAACATAGAACCACTAAGCATACTCAGACCAGTTCGGTTCAAAGAAAAAGAGTAAAGACAAGTAAACATCAGAATTTCCAAGACAGTGGCAGTAATACAGATACACCGTTACCATCGGGTCTGCCTTTGAATTATGCACAAGACATCCAGACACAGACCAGTGGAGACTGTATCATCAAACAAGCAATGCTGTCAGTTGATATAGACACCCAAACAAACGAACATCTGCTAGGTTTGAGTGTGGATGCCTACACTAGTACTACCAACCCTGTCATCAACATGGAAACTCAGACCAATGAAAGCATGCCTCCAATGACTCACATCCCAGGTGTTCCTGATTTGAACCAATCAGCACTCTCCAATGCTCATACTCAAACCTACAGGACAATTAATCCATTAGATTTGGACATCCCTCCCACGACAAGTTGCGAGACCCAGACTTTCCTCGCATCGAGTCAACAGCCATCTGGTAATTTAGACATGACGAACATGATTCACTTTACTGATTCTTTGGATCACAACAACAGTTCAagtgtcactagcactgtcacCCAGACTGAGACTCAGTCAACAGGAAGTTTTGGAGGGCTTTCTGACAGTCAGACTCAAACGTTTCAACTTCTACAAGACTTGAATTCCATCATCGGCTGGGAAAGCAGTGCCACACAAACACAGGAAAGTTTTCTGAACGAGACTGCATGTAACGATGATGTACATAATAACACCGTGGAGACACAAACAAGGGAAGCAGATGATCAAGTTTTCCACTCAAATGGAGTACAAACAGATACTATGGAATTTGACTTTGAAAACTTGATAACTGATCAAGAGGCTGAGAACGTGTGCGTTGATTTCACAGCGACAGACCCTGATGTTGAATTCCTAGATTCATACGCACAAACAAATctacaatttgcatataacgGGGCTGATAACTTTACCCAAACAGGAAATGATTCATTCTTTGGAGAGACAGAGGTCGTGGACATTCACACTCAGACATCAGCAACGGTACTGAGAGTAGCAGAGGACTTTAATACAATGACTACACAAACagtatcaagtacatgtacagacatgtTAGCTACTGAACACAATGACTGTCAAGTACAAGTTGACTTACAAACAGCCACCAAATccacagacactcacacacagacaGCCGTTAACAGTTACCTATCTGATCAGGTAGAACAAACAGATATGGAGACGCAGACGTTTGGACGCTATGAATATTTTCCGCCTTCTAGCACAGAGCTTGCTCATACAGAAACGCAGACGCTATTCTCAGATCTGGGTATTTTAACAGACTCTAGTTTGACAGATTCACACACTCAAACATACTtccatgaaaataaaaataattga